In the Gemmatimonadaceae bacterium genome, CACAGCAGCACCGGCTCGTCGGGCGCCCAGCGCCCCGCGTTGTCGGCGATCCATGCCACTGCGTGCGCCGTCTCCAGCGCCGGGATGATCCCCTCGAGCCGGCTGAGCAGTGCGACACCACGCAGCGCATCGGCATCCGTGACCGCCACGTACTCGGCCCGACCGGTGACCTTCATGTGGGCATGCTCCGGCCCCACGCCCGGGTAGTCCAGCCCCGCACTGATGCTGTGCGCCGGGTGCACCTGCCCGTGCGCGTCCTGCAGGAGCAGCGAGAGCGATCCATGCAGGACGCCGGGGGTGCCGGAGGTGAGCGTGGCCGAGTGACGGCCGGTGTGCACGCCCTCACCGGCGGCCTCGACGCCCACGAGCTGCACGCCGGCGTCGGGGACGAAGGCGTGGAAGATGCCCATCGCGTTCGAGCCGCCACCGACGCAGGCGACGACGGTGCGCGGCAGCCGGCCCGCGATGCGGAGCATCTGCTCGCGGGCCTCGTTGCCGATGCAGGCGTGGAAGTCGCGCACCATGCGCGGGTACGGTGCCGGCCCGACGACGCTGCCGATGATGTAGTGGCTGCCCTCGACATTGGTGACCCAGTCGCGGATCGCCTCGCTGGTGGCATCCTTGAGTGTGCGCGTGCCGCCGGTCACGGGCACCACGCGGGCACCGAGCAGCTGCATGCGGAAGACGTTGAGGCTCTGGCGCTGCGTGTCCTCCTCGCCCATGTACACGACGCACTCGAGGCCGAACTTCGCGCAGACCGTGGCGGTCGCGACGCCGTGCTGGCCGGCGCCCGTCTCGGCGATGATGCGTCGCTTCCCCATGCGGATCGCGAGCAGCACCTGCGCCAGCGCGTTGTTGATCTTGTGCGCGCCGGTGTGGCAGAGGTCTTCGCGCTTCAGCCACACCGGCGCCCCCACGCGCGCCGAGAGGCGCGGTGCGAAGCCGAGGGGCGTGGCCCGGCCGACGAAGGACTCGAGGAGGCCGTTGAGCTCACGCTGGAACGCGGCGTCGGTCTTGACCGCCTCATAGGCGAGCGTGAGCTCGTCGAGCGCGGGGATGAGCGTCTCGGGCACGTACCGGCCGCCGAAGGGGCCGAACCGGTCGCCCGGCACGGAGGCCGGTGCCTGCATCGTCGCCATCTACTGGACTCCTGCGAGGGACAATTGCTCATCCACGCCGTCGCCGCGGACGGCGGCGATGAATCGCTGCACGCGCGCGTGATCCTTGATTCCGGGCGCGGATTCCACACCCGACGAGACATCCACAACGTCCGGCGACAGCAGGGCGATCCCGGTGCGCACGTTGTCCGGCGTCAGGCCGCCGGCCAGCACCAGCAGGGCGCTGGTCTCCGCCGACTCACGGATCGCCTGCAGCGGCGCCTGCAGCGCGCGCCAGTCGATCGTCACGCCGGTGCCGCCGAGGGCCCCGGGCACGAAGGCATCCAGCACGATGCCGTCGGCGACGCTGAAGAGCGCCGTGGCGCGCTCGCGGTCGAGTGCACCGGCGGCCACGCGCATCACCGCCCAGATGCCGCCGGGCCAGCGTTCGCGCAGGTCCTGCACCATGCGTGGCGACGGATCACCATGGAGCTGCACGATGTCGGCGCCGGCGGCCATGGCGCCACGGACGATGTCGTCCACCGGTTCATGCCCCACCACCACCACGCGGGTGGCAGTGCCGGCCATGCTGAACACCGCGCGGGCCCCCTCCGGTGAGACCAGGCGCGGGCCGCCGGCGAGGATCGCACCGGCGTAGCGCGCTCCGGCGGCGACGGCGGCCGCCGCGTCGTCGGGGCGCACGAGGCCGCAGATCTTCACCGCGGGGTGCATCGTCAGGCCCTGCGCCGCCGCCGCGCGACGCCGGTCAGGCCGGCGACGTCGTCGGCCGGCGTGCCCGAGGCGGAGATCGTCGAGCCCACGAGCACCGCATCGGCGCCGCAGTCCGCGGCCCGTTCGACGTCGGCGCGGGAGCGCACGCCGCTCTCGTAGATCGCGATGTGCGTGACCGGGATGCGCGGGAGGAGGCGCGCGCTCACGCTGTCGTCGAGTTCGAGGGTCTCGAGGTTGCGGTTGTTGACGCCGATCAGCAGCGCGCCGGACTCCAGCGCGAGCTCGAGCTCGTGCTCGTCCCGGACTTCGACCAGCGGCTCGACGCCGAGCTTGCGGGCGGTGAAGACGAGGGCGTGGAGGTCGGCGGCGGGCAGGGCGCGCGCGATCAGCAGCGCCGCGGAGGCACCGGCCTGGCGCGCCTCCACCAGCTGGACGGCGTCGGTGATGAAGTCCTTGCGGATGCAGGGCCCGAGGTCGAGTGCGGCCGCGATCCGCAGGTCATCGAGGGCGCCCCCGAACTCGCTCGGCTCGGTGAGGATGGAGAACGCAGTGGCCCCTCCCGAGGCGTACTGCCGCACCTGCAGGGCGGCATCGAGCGCCGTGTTGATCTCGCCCTTCGACGGCGAGCTGCGCTTGAGCTCCGCGAGGACGGCCACGTCGCTGCGGCGCGTGATGGCGGCGAGGATGTCGACCGGTGGCGGCACGAGGAGGGCGGCCGCCTCACGCGCCTCGAAGGGCATCGCCGCGCGTGCCGCGGCCGCGCGGGCCGCGCTTGCCGAACTCAGCCGACCGAGGGGGCCGACGGGTGCGGTCCAGAGGCGAGCCACTTGCATTTCGGGATTCCTTCGGCAATAGTCTTCGGCAGTTCTTCGGGGTGAACTCCCTGCCTCGGCAATCTAGCGAAGTCCATCCGTCCTCTGCATCAGCGGGAGCCCGACACATGTCGCTCACCAAGCGCCAGCGCGAAATCCTCACCTTCCTCTCGTTGTACGCCGACGAGAACGGGTACGCGCCGAGCTTCGAGGAAATTGCCGAGAACTTCGGGTTCACGAGCCTCGCGACGGTGCACGAGCACCTCAGCAATCTCGAACGGAAGGGGTACATCCGGCGTGGCTACAACGAGAGCCGCGCGATCGAGATCCTGCCGTCCGAGTCGTCACCCCGCTTCGTGGAATTGCCACTGCTGGGCCTGGTTGCGGCCGGCATGCCGATCGAGGCGTCGGGCACGGGTGAGACGATGGCCATCCCGCCGGACATGCTTCGCAAGACGGGCAACCACTACGTCCTCAAGGTGCGCGGCAACTCGATGATCGACGAGCAGATCCGCGACGGCGACTTCGTGGTGGTCAACGAGCGGAAGAGCGCCGACAACGGCGAGATGGTGATCGCGCTGCTCGAGCGCACCTCCGCCACGGTGAAGCGCTACTATCGCGAGAAGGACGGCCGCATCCGGTTGCAGCCGGCCAACGAGACCATGGAGCCGATCTTCACCGACGAGCGCAACCTGCTGATCCAGGGCGTGGTGGTCGGCGTGCTCCGGCGGTACGCATGACCAGCCCGACCTCCATCCGGGGGCTGCGGACGGCGATCTACGCCGTTCCCGACCTGGCGGCCGCGAAGGCCTGGTACACATCGGCCCTCGAGCGGCCGCCGTACTTCGACGAGGAGTTCTACGTCGGCTACAACGTCGGGGGCTTCGAACTGGGCCTGGTGCCGGAGCCCGAGGCGCCGGCGGAGCGGGACGCCGCCGGTGT is a window encoding:
- the lexA gene encoding transcriptional repressor LexA; the encoded protein is MSLTKRQREILTFLSLYADENGYAPSFEEIAENFGFTSLATVHEHLSNLERKGYIRRGYNESRAIEILPSESSPRFVELPLLGLVAAGMPIEASGTGETMAIPPDMLRKTGNHYVLKVRGNSMIDEQIRDGDFVVVNERKSADNGEMVIALLERTSATVKRYYREKDGRIRLQPANETMEPIFTDERNLLIQGVVVGVLRRYA
- a CDS encoding VOC family protein produces the protein MTSPTSIRGLRTAIYAVPDLAAAKAWYTSALERPPYFDEEFYVGYNVGGFELGLVPEPEAPAERDAAGVAFWGVDDAEGAYARLVGLGAADHEPVQDVGGGVRIGAVRDPFGNILGVVQNPNFRIEG
- the trpB gene encoding tryptophan synthase subunit beta, translated to MQAPASVPGDRFGPFGGRYVPETLIPALDELTLAYEAVKTDAAFQRELNGLLESFVGRATPLGFAPRLSARVGAPVWLKREDLCHTGAHKINNALAQVLLAIRMGKRRIIAETGAGQHGVATATVCAKFGLECVVYMGEEDTQRQSLNVFRMQLLGARVVPVTGGTRTLKDATSEAIRDWVTNVEGSHYIIGSVVGPAPYPRMVRDFHACIGNEAREQMLRIAGRLPRTVVACVGGGSNAMGIFHAFVPDAGVQLVGVEAAGEGVHTGRHSATLTSGTPGVLHGSLSLLLQDAHGQVHPAHSISAGLDYPGVGPEHAHMKVTGRAEYVAVTDADALRGVALLSRLEGIIPALETAHAVAWIADNAGRWAPDEPVLLCVSGRGDKDVGTMMQHPIMAVE
- a CDS encoding indole-3-glycerol-phosphate synthase, which produces MQVARLWTAPVGPLGRLSSASAARAAAARAAMPFEAREAAALLVPPPVDILAAITRRSDVAVLAELKRSSPSKGEINTALDAALQVRQYASGGATAFSILTEPSEFGGALDDLRIAAALDLGPCIRKDFITDAVQLVEARQAGASAALLIARALPAADLHALVFTARKLGVEPLVEVRDEHELELALESGALLIGVNNRNLETLELDDSVSARLLPRIPVTHIAIYESGVRSRADVERAADCGADAVLVGSTISASGTPADDVAGLTGVARRRRRA